A region from the Canis lupus familiaris isolate Mischka breed German Shepherd chromosome 3, alternate assembly UU_Cfam_GSD_1.0, whole genome shotgun sequence genome encodes:
- the LOC119872856 gene encoding uncharacterized protein LOC119872856: MATLKSLMKLKICKKKKGPRKFIQYQSDPYVKIMHNWEKPKGIDNRKHRRFKGQILMPNTGYRSNKEQSTCFPKFLIHSIKELEVLLMCNKSHWAEIAHNVSSKNLKATVETAAQFPIRVTNPNARLCSKENEWITCVPGTSITVPPRKLDTSRECAFLTIGSHARANRIYLENLPNTWQQQKLVLSSLIKKLDRAWKSLLSLSWKESVLCLNRDTVEVLLHLLTQEEASTIHTGSPGQPRGMGEVYSWTTVLKSQLHVKNYRGLLPT; the protein is encoded by the exons ATGGCCACCCTTAAATCTCTGATGAAGCTCaagatctgtaaaaaaaaaaaaggaccaagaaAGTTCATCCAGTACCAGTCAGACCCATATGTCAAAATAATGCACAACTGGGAAAAACCCAAAGGCATTGACAATAGGAAACATAGAAGATTCAAGGGCCAGATCTTGATGCCCAACACTGGTTACAGGAGCAACAAGGAACAAAGCACATGCTTCCCA aagTTCCTAATCCACAGCATTAAGGAGCTTGAAGTGCTACTGATGTGCAACAAATCTCACTGGGCAGAGATTGCTCACAATGTCTCCTCCAAGAACCTCAAAGCCACTGTAGAAACAGCAGCCCAGTTTCCCATCAGAGTCACCAATCCCAATGCCAGGCTgtgcagcaaagaaaatgaatggataacTTGT GTACCAGGCACGAGTATCACAGTCCCTCCTCGGAAGCTGGACACAAGCAGAGAATGTGCATTCTTGACTATTGGCAGCCATGCG CGTGCCAACAGGATCTACTTGGAAAACCTACCCAATACTTGGCAGCAGCAGAAGCTTGTATTAAGCTCTCTTATAAAGAAGCTTGACAGAGCATGGAAGAGTCTTCTATCCCTGAGCTGGAAGGAGAGTGTGCTGTGTTTGAATCGGGACACAGTGGAGGTCCTCTTACACCTGCTGACTCAGGAAGAAGCATCCACCATCCACACCGGGAGCCCTGGTCAGCCACGAGGAATGGGGGAAGTTTACAGCTGGACCACCGTGCTCAAGAGTCAACTCCACGTTAAGAATTACCGAGGCCTTTTGCCAACATGA